A region from the Pseudomonas cucumis genome encodes:
- a CDS encoding AzlC family ABC transporter permease — protein sequence MNETSSSQPLMVEPQPSRTFAEASPVIAGYFTVSFVFGLMAVNAGLPVWLPVAMCLFVYAGASQFAALALISSGASLTTIILTTFLINARHMLMSVYMAKALQAMGLSRFERWCYAGGLTDESFAFHSVKLGKGTPVNVRYLIGFNLYCHTSWVLGGLLGAICAQYAAHLIKYQLDYALTAMMLYVLVSLCNTRNKLIAALAAVVCMGVLSLIGNSPFNVFIATFVGCGVGVCLTKRS from the coding sequence ATGAATGAGACGTCCAGCAGCCAGCCGCTGATGGTCGAGCCCCAGCCCTCGCGCACGTTCGCTGAAGCCAGCCCGGTGATTGCGGGCTACTTCACGGTGTCCTTTGTGTTCGGTTTGATGGCCGTCAATGCCGGGTTGCCCGTGTGGCTGCCGGTCGCGATGTGCCTGTTTGTCTACGCCGGTGCCTCGCAGTTCGCCGCCCTGGCGCTGATTTCCAGCGGCGCGTCGCTGACCACCATCATCCTCACCACGTTTCTGATCAATGCACGGCACATGCTGATGTCGGTCTACATGGCCAAGGCCTTGCAGGCCATGGGGCTCAGTCGTTTCGAGCGCTGGTGTTATGCCGGCGGGCTGACCGATGAATCGTTTGCCTTCCACAGCGTCAAGCTGGGCAAGGGCACGCCGGTCAATGTGCGATACCTGATCGGCTTCAATCTGTATTGTCACACGTCGTGGGTGCTGGGCGGTTTGCTGGGCGCAATCTGCGCGCAGTACGCGGCGCACCTGATCAAGTACCAGCTCGACTATGCACTGACCGCGATGATGCTCTACGTCCTGGTATCGCTGTGCAACACCCGCAACAAACTGATCGCCGCACTGGCCGCGGTCGTCTGCATGGGTGTCCTGAGCCTGATCGGCAATTCACCCTTTAACGTGTTCATTGCCACATTCGTGGGCTGCGGGGTGGGTGTATGCCTGACCAAACGTTCCTGA
- a CDS encoding AzlD domain-containing protein: MPDQTFLILVVALMMAVTFLPRALPLQVSTDHWPPLVARALEYLPVAIVAAISLTPLLIKDQQVQLDRPEFYAAIPTLLCAYFSKNLFLSVAVGTAAYIALGSFM, translated from the coding sequence ATGCCTGACCAAACGTTCCTGATCCTGGTCGTCGCACTGATGATGGCCGTGACTTTCCTGCCGCGCGCGCTGCCGTTGCAGGTGAGCACCGATCATTGGCCACCCCTGGTCGCCCGGGCGCTGGAATACCTGCCGGTGGCGATCGTCGCTGCCATCAGCCTTACGCCGCTGTTGATCAAGGATCAGCAGGTGCAGCTCGATCGCCCGGAATTTTATGCAGCCATTCCGACGTTGTTATGTGCGTATTTCAGCAAAAACCTCTTTCTCAGCGTAGCGGTGGGAACGGCTGCGTACATCGCGCTCGGATCGTTCATGTAG
- a CDS encoding LysR family transcriptional regulator, with translation MDSRTLRNLMRIVQTGSLSAAAERSCLTVQALAAQLNKVEEQFGFRLFRRSNKGLTLTTQGTELTPYMDKVLVATRQLEEKVAALKVPSQRTLKVALNTTLSADFNRRMIGRLIEVFPDYQLEFSYAESMENLSKLKNEDFDLAVLIGPQQPGLPSIALPHIQVQVVGAHCGQENDPLMLLGNKFQVRPADDCPYSHSFLRFLDAGLGNYESGKRMIYSCSETLTLSLITQMDGLGMVSREAALRNGLTIFPGFEDSLEVRLAVNNPELSGQALNDVVALSLHERSERDVRSRSHRYAEKEVFAEIRT, from the coding sequence ATGGATAGCAGAACCTTACGCAATCTCATGCGCATCGTGCAGACCGGCTCATTGTCGGCGGCGGCAGAGCGTTCCTGTTTGACCGTGCAGGCATTGGCCGCGCAGTTGAACAAGGTCGAAGAGCAGTTCGGTTTTCGGTTGTTTCGTCGCTCCAACAAGGGGTTGACTCTGACAACACAGGGCACGGAGCTCACGCCCTACATGGACAAGGTATTGGTCGCCACGCGGCAACTGGAAGAGAAGGTCGCCGCACTCAAGGTGCCTAGTCAGCGCACGCTCAAGGTTGCACTGAACACCACGCTCTCGGCCGACTTCAACCGGCGCATGATCGGACGCCTCATTGAGGTGTTTCCTGATTATCAGCTGGAGTTCAGCTACGCCGAGTCGATGGAAAACCTCAGCAAGTTGAAGAACGAGGACTTCGACCTTGCCGTACTTATCGGCCCGCAGCAGCCGGGGTTACCCAGCATTGCCCTGCCCCATATACAGGTGCAGGTGGTCGGTGCTCATTGCGGTCAGGAAAACGATCCGCTGATGCTGCTCGGCAATAAGTTTCAGGTTCGTCCTGCCGACGATTGTCCGTATTCCCACAGCTTCTTGCGTTTTCTCGACGCCGGCCTTGGTAATTACGAGTCAGGCAAGCGGATGATCTATTCCTGCAGCGAGACCCTGACCCTCTCGTTGATCACGCAAATGGACGGCCTCGGCATGGTTTCCCGTGAGGCGGCCCTGCGTAACGGCCTGACCATTTTTCCGGGTTTCGAGGATTCCCTTGAAGTGCGGTTGGCGGTCAATAATCCCGAGTTGTCGGGACAGGCCTTGAACGACGTGGTCGCTCTGTCGCTACATGAACGATCCGAGCGCGATGTACGCAGCCGTTCCCACCGCTACGCTGAGAAAGAGGTTTTTGCTGAAATACGCACATAA